The Streptomyces sp. A2-16 sequence AGGTGGCGCTGCCTGACCATGCCGTCGCAGTGCCTTGAGTACAGGCAGTGCAGAAGCTGTTGTTGGCGCGACGAAAGCGACGCCGCCCTGTCAGCAGGCGGCTCGTCGTTGTAGAGGCGCCCCGGGATCGAAACCCGCTGGCCCTCGACAGCGACCGAGAACGAGGCATGCGACTGAATCGGAGAATCAGGCATCACCGCCAGGACTGCCTCGGCATCCCTCGCAAGCTCGGCTGGGAACGCCGTGATCAACGGATTGCTGCGGTCGGAAAGCGGCTGCACTAACCGAGCATAGGCGGATGCCTCGGCCAGGTAGCCGGCATTCGCGGACACCCGGTCATGCGCGCACCAGCCGCCTCCCAGCGGTCGGCTCCGCAGGCCCCGAGAGAGCCGTGCGGTGTCTTTGTGGAACCCGGACACACGGACTCTGTCAAAAACCGTTTGACGGGCGAGAGTCGATCGCTGTTGGATCTCGGGAGGCCGTGCAAGAAACGAGGAGGTGGTACCCGTGAACTCAGTATCGACATGGGTGCTCCCCTCCGGGGTCGCGGTCGGGCGATAGGTCGTCCGGGAGCGCCGTTCCAGCGCACTCCCGAAAGGCACGACCATGCACTTCACTTCCGAACGGCGCCTCGACGACGGCGTCCTCGAGCGCGAGTTCGCCCTCGGAGAGATTCCCGGCATCCTGTGGACGCCCGAAGCGGCATCCGCTTCCGCGGCAGTGCCACTGATCCTGCTCGGCCACCCCGGCCTCGGGCTGCACAAGATGTACCCCCGACTGGTGGCCCGGGCCCGGCACTCCGCGGCGGAGGGGTTCGCCACGGCCACCATCGAGCTCCCTGGAAGCGGGAACAGGCCCGGTTGGCCTGCCCTCGACCAGGCCCGTGCCGACCTTCGCCGGGCGATGCAGGCCGGCGAGCCGGTCAGCGACGAAATCATCGACGCCCTTGTCCTCCCGCTCGTCGACAGGGCGACCCCGGAATGGCAGGCCGCACTGGACGACCTCCTCGCACTGCCCGAGATCGGCGGCCCGGTCGGGTACTCGGGAGGAGTGATCTCCATCGGCATCCGCCTTGCGGTCGTCGAGCCGCGCATCGTGGCCGCCGGTCTCTTCGCGGGGAGCTTCGTGCCCCGTGCCATGTTCGAGGAAGCCCGCCAGGTCACCATTCCGCTGCATGTGCTGCTGCAGTGGGACGACGAAGGCAACGACCGGCAGGCGGCCCTGGACCTGTTCGACGCCTTCGGTTCCAAGGAGAAGTCCCTGCACGCCAACATGGGCGGGCACACCGGCGTCCCGCAATACGCGGGAGATGCCGCGGCCCAGTTCTTCGCACGGCACCTGAAGTGAGGGCGAGCCGTTGGACCGGCGGCAGCAGACGGTAGCTGACGTCGGCGGTATGCCGCTGATCGAGGTCAGACGTCAGCCCGCCGTGGCCGTATAGCCGTGGGCCCCTGCTGAACTCTCAGCAGGGGCCCGTGCCGCCTGGTGACCCTGGACAGCATCGCCAAGGTCTACTGGTTCCCGATCTCACCAGGATCGTCCTGCGCCCGCCCGTAGCTCCGGGCGGTGCAGTGCCGCTGCAGCCCTATGTCAACGAGCACGGCCGCCTCGTCGAAGACCTCGGGGCCACGCAGCCGGAACACGCCTCGGTTCATCCGTGCTCTCCGACTGCGACTCCCCCGCCGCTCTGGGCAACAGGCCGGCGCGTCAGACCGATGAGTTTTCCTGTTGCCGGAAGTCTGTCTTGTGACATGCCCGACCGTCGGCGGATCAGGACGTGGCGGGACCCGGTGTCACAAGGAGAGACGGAGTCCAGGATGAACAATCCGATTCGGCTGTACATGTCGATGTCGCTCGACGGCTACATCGCCGGCCCGGACGATCGGCCAGGGCAGGAACTCGGACGAAACGGCGGACGGCTGTTCAACTGGCTCGACGACCGGGAATCCGACGGTCCCAGCGGAGCTGTCTACCGCGAAGCGCTGGCGACCGGCGCGCTGATCTCCGGTCGACGCACCTTCGAACTCGCCGGACGCTGGCAGGGCGACCATCACGACGGCGTGCCGATCCTCGTCCTCACCCACCAACCGGATGAGGACGCGCCACCCGGTCACGCGCGATTCGTCACCGACGTCGAGGACTGCGCCCGTCAGGCTCGCGCCGCCGCCGGGGACCGGCCGGTGATGGTCCACGGAGCGGGTGCGGCCCAAGCGCTTCTCCGGGCAGGGCAGTTGGACGAGATGGAGATCCACCTGGTGCAGGTCCTCCTCGGTGGCGGTCGACGGCTCTTCGACCACATCGGCGACGATCACATCGAACTCGACCTCGTCCGACGGCTCGAGGACCGCGATGTCACGCACCTGCGCTACCGCGTGCGCCGACCGGGGGAAGCCGCATGAAGACGCTTTTCGTCTCCTACCGCGTCACCGACTTGGACCGTTCGCTCCGTTTCTACACCGCCCTGGGCTACGGCGAGTTGGGCCGGGTCGAGCCCGGCGACGGGAGTCGCCTCGTGATCCTCAAGTTCCCCGGCGAACCGGCGGCTTCGCTCGAACTCGTCCACCGTCCCGCCGACGGACGCGTCGACGTGGGCAGCGGCTTCGACCACCTCGCGATCCAGGTGGACGCGCTGACCGACACCCTCACGACGCTGGCCGAAGCCGGCTTGGATCCGGGGCCGGTCCAGTATCCGGGCGGACCCCACGGCCCCAAGACGTCATGGCTGACGGACCCGGACGGCTACCGGATCGAGCTGGTCGAGTGGCCGTCCGGACATCCCGACGGCATCACCGCAGCGGACTTCTCCTGACATCGTCGCGTCGCGTCGAAGGAGTGGCGACGCTCCCCCTCGGCCCTGCCCTCCGTTCAGGCAGTCGTAGAAGTCA is a genomic window containing:
- a CDS encoding alpha/beta hydrolase → MHFTSERRLDDGVLEREFALGEIPGILWTPEAASASAAVPLILLGHPGLGLHKMYPRLVARARHSAAEGFATATIELPGSGNRPGWPALDQARADLRRAMQAGEPVSDEIIDALVLPLVDRATPEWQAALDDLLALPEIGGPVGYSGGVISIGIRLAVVEPRIVAAGLFAGSFVPRAMFEEARQVTIPLHVLLQWDDEGNDRQAALDLFDAFGSKEKSLHANMGGHTGVPQYAGDAAAQFFARHLK
- a CDS encoding dihydrofolate reductase family protein, with the translated sequence MNNPIRLYMSMSLDGYIAGPDDRPGQELGRNGGRLFNWLDDRESDGPSGAVYREALATGALISGRRTFELAGRWQGDHHDGVPILVLTHQPDEDAPPGHARFVTDVEDCARQARAAAGDRPVMVHGAGAAQALLRAGQLDEMEIHLVQVLLGGGRRLFDHIGDDHIELDLVRRLEDRDVTHLRYRVRRPGEAA
- a CDS encoding VOC family protein translates to MKTLFVSYRVTDLDRSLRFYTALGYGELGRVEPGDGSRLVILKFPGEPAASLELVHRPADGRVDVGSGFDHLAIQVDALTDTLTTLAEAGLDPGPVQYPGGPHGPKTSWLTDPDGYRIELVEWPSGHPDGITAADFS